The Streptomyces fungicidicus nucleotide sequence CCGAGGAACAGCGCGGCCGACGACATCCCGAACACCGGTACGAGCAGGGAGAACGGCGCGACCGTGGAGGCGGGGTGGCGGCGGAGCAGCCAGCCCCAGGCGCCGAAGCCGAACACCGTGGCGGCCCAGGCGACGAAGAGCACCGTGCCCACGCCCGCCGGGTCGAGGCCCCGCAGCGCGTCCAGGTCCGCCGACGGGCCCTCCAGCAGCAGGGAGAGGACGAGCAGCGGGAGGACCGGCACCGTGCTCACCCAGATCATGAAGTTCAGCGCGTCCGGGGGCGCCGCCTTGCGGGTGAGGATGTTGGAGACGCCCCAGCAGGCGGCCGCCGCGACGACCAGGGCGAAGCCGAGCAGCGGGCCCGAGGCGCCCTCGTCGACCGCCGCCACGCCGATCCCGGCCAGCGCCACCGCCATGCCCACCAGACGTCTGCCGGAGGGGCGTTCGCCGAGGAGGGCGAAGGCGAACAGGGCGGTGAACACCGCCTGGATCTGGAGCACCAGGGAGGACAGGCCGCCCGGCATCCCCGCGTTCATGCCGACGAAGAGCAGCCCGAACTTGGCGACCCCCAGCGCCAGCCCCACGCCCACGATCCACTTCCACGCCACCTTGGGCCGCCCCACGAGGAACACCGCGGGCAGCGCCGCCACCAGGAACCGCAGCGCCGAGAAGAGCAGCGGCGGGAAGTGGTCGAGGCCGACCTCGATGACGGTGAAGTTCACCCCCCACACGGCGGTGACGAGGACGGCGAGGAGCACGTGGGAAGGTCGCATACGTCGAGGATCACCGGCTTCACTCTTCAGCACCAGCGATGATTCCTGCATGGTTGGATGAAGCATCGCTAACCGATCGGGGAGCCGCCGCCATGCTCGACCTGCAGCGTCTGCGCGCCCTGCACGCCGTCTCCGTGCACGGCACCGTCGGCGCGGCCGCCGTGGCGCTCGGGTACACCTCCTCC carries:
- a CDS encoding EamA family transporter → MRPSHVLLAVLVTAVWGVNFTVIEVGLDHFPPLLFSALRFLVAALPAVFLVGRPKVAWKWIVGVGLALGVAKFGLLFVGMNAGMPGGLSSLVLQIQAVFTALFAFALLGERPSGRRLVGMAVALAGIGVAAVDEGASGPLLGFALVVAAAACWGVSNILTRKAAPPDALNFMIWVSTVPVLPLLVLSLLLEGPSADLDALRGLDPAGVGTVLFVAWAATVFGFGAWGWLLRRHPASTVAPFSLLVPVFGMSSAALFLGESVTPLRWCAAALLVGGVALASVTRPGRQTPAPTPDPLLTRP